The window TATCTCAAACTTGCAAATTATCTGGAAAAATATGCTGCTCTGTATAACTACAATGTAGTTTTTTGCAGCTCAAACGACAATTTCGAGTCCAAATCCAGATATGTTCAGTATTTTACAGGAGGTGCGGCAGACGGTCTTATACTTTTTGGTAGTGACACAAGAGATAGGGAATTGGTTAAAAAAGTTCTTAAAACAGGATTTCCGTTAGTATTGATAGAAAATTACTTTGATAATATACAGGTAAATGATGTAATGATTGACAACTTCTCGGGAGCAGTAAATGCTGTCAACTATCTGGTAAAACTGGGACATCGTAAAATTGCACATATTACCGGAAATATAATCCATAAAGTTGCGCTGGAAAGGCTTAACGGTTATTTAAAAGCCTTAAACGAAAACGGTATGGTTTACAACAAGGAGTACGTCATTAACACGGATTCCGGTGAGCAAAGTGGATTTAAAGCTGCAGAGAAATTGCTGAAACTAAAGGAACCTCCCACTGCCATATTTACGTTTAACGATATGCAGGGATATGAGGTGATTCAAAGAGCGGCTGAGTTGGGAATAAGTGTTCCAACGGATTTATCGGTGGTTGGTTTTGATAATATTTACGATATACTCAGGTTTATACCGTCAAATATTAGGCTCACCTCTATGAAGCAGCCTATGGACAAAGTAGCTGAGGCAGCTATTAGTTTAATGATGAAGAATATTCATGACATTAATTCAAAGCCTCAGATTATTTCATTTGAAACAGAAATATTTCATGGTACATCTTGTTGTGAAAAGAAATAGCTGGGTGAAAGCTTTATAAAATAATATATTTTAGCATTAAGATGGGAACGTTCCCACTTAGTGCAGAGGAGGAAAATATGAGGTTTGGATATTTTGATCGACAGAACAGGGAGTATGTTGTTACAAGACCTGACACACCAACGCCATGGATTAATTACATAGGCAGCGGAAATTACGGTGGTATTGTTTCAAACACGGGAGGAGGGTACAGTTTTCATAAGGACCCTCAGAATCGCAGGGTAACAAGATACAGATACAA of the Ruminiclostridium papyrosolvens DSM 2782 genome contains:
- a CDS encoding LacI family DNA-binding transcriptional regulator, which gives rise to MNNIFDIARMAGVSKTTVSRVINNQPGVREETREKIQEAIKKLNYIPNHAARSLVSRKSGVIGVVLNEFNASVYLKLANYLEKYAALYNYNVVFCSSNDNFESKSRYVQYFTGGAADGLILFGSDTRDRELVKKVLKTGFPLVLIENYFDNIQVNDVMIDNFSGAVNAVNYLVKLGHRKIAHITGNIIHKVALERLNGYLKALNENGMVYNKEYVINTDSGEQSGFKAAEKLLKLKEPPTAIFTFNDMQGYEVIQRAAELGISVPTDLSVVGFDNIYDILRFIPSNIRLTSMKQPMDKVAEAAISLMMKNIHDINSKPQIISFETEIFHGTSCCEKK